The Actinomadura graeca nucleotide sequence CGCGGCTGGTGTGCGTTTATGAGCAGGAATCGGGCCGGTGGACGCTGGATGAGCAGGGCGATGTCCCCGTGCCTGGGATGAGGGGCACGGTAAGGGTGAGTGCCGATGAGGCCCGGCTGATCGCCCGTCACATGATTCCCGTTCCGGGGAAATGGGTCGAAGGCGACGCCGACCTTCTGCCCACGCCGCCTGCCTGGCAGGAGAATTCGGTCCTGGCCGGCTGGGCTCAGCTGCCGATGCGTCTTGATTTCGATGGCCGGTGGGGTGGCCAAGTCCGGTCAGGGGCCGTCGAGTACACCCGATCGAGTGGCCTGACTAGCGCTATCCGAGACAATGGTTCCCGCGGGGCTGCTGAGGCTGTATGACTCGATACTCCGGAAATCCTGAGTGGCCCGTCCGCTCGTGAGGAAACCGGTAACGGAGCAGCTGCCCGGCTGCCCCCGTGCAGTTGTTGGCTCACCGCAGCTTCGCCGGGACGCGGCAGCGGCAAACAAATCTCGCGGCCTTTCCTGTGGCACTGATGGCCGCGGCGTCGCAGCAATGTTGCGACCGATCGAGATGACATTCCGGCTCGGTGGCCAGGTGCAGTTTGCCGGGCGGTTGTTCGGCGAGAAAGGGAGGGTGTGTGTTGAGCAGAGCCAGCTTTGATCTGGCTGAACGACAGTGGGCCGATGTCTGCTGGCTGGAGCCTTCGCCGGAGCGTCCGCCGCGGGTGGGCCTGCGTGATCTGTTGGTTCACGCCCATGAGATCGAGGCGCTGACGCTCACTCCGCCGCCGTTCCTGTCGGGGATGTACCGGCTGCTGTATGCGATGACGTCGCGGATTACGGGGCTGGAGGTCGTGGGCGGGCACGAGGAGGACTGGCTGGACCGCCGGGCGGCCCTTGCCGGCCGCCCGCTGGACCCGGCCGCGGTCGACCGGTACTTCGAGGAGATGTCCGGGCGGCTGGATCTGTTCGACCCGGTGCGCCCGTTCCTTCAGGATCCGCGGCTGGCCGACCCCCAGGTGTCTCCGAAAAGTGCCGGAGTGAACAAGCTGGTGCTTGGCCGTCCGGCAGGTAACAACCCGGTGTGGTTCGGGCATCACTGGGAGGCTGCACCGGTACCGGCCCCGGCCCTGGAAGCGTTCGCCGCGCTGGTGGTGTGGCTCTACTACGGGCCGTCGGGCCGGTGTGCCACCCGCACGCACGCATTGGTCACTGAGGCCAATGTGTCGGCCGGGCCGCTGCGTTCCAGTCTCTCCTACCATCCCGAGGGCGCGACCTTGCTGGAGACGCTGCTGGCGGGGCTGACGCTCCCGCCGCGCACGCTGCGTGAAGGCGACGACCTGTGCCCGTGGGAACTGCCCGAACTCCCCGACCCCCTGGCGCCTCCGCGGCAACCCGTTCCCTATCCGGGGCCGAGGAGCCGGCTGACGGGCGGCTGGCAGCACGCGGTGCTGCTGGTGCCCGACGACAGCGGGGAAAAGGTGACCGATGCCTTCATCACCTGGGGCCGGCGCGGCAAGCAGCCTTCGACCAATGATGCGTATCTGATCCACCAGATCAGCAAGCAGGGCAACCCGTACGCGCGGCCGGCCGACGCGAACCGGGGCCTGTGGCGCGACCTGGACGGGCTGCTCAAGCTCAAGACCACCGGCACCGCCCAGCCGCAGTCTCCCGAGGCCTTCGACACCCTTGACGAACTGGGGCCGGGATTGTTCAAGGCGCGGGCGCTGGGCTTTGAACAGGACGGCAAGACCAAGGACGTGCAGTTCGTGTCGGCGTCCACGCCGCCGCTGCTGTTTGGAATCCAGGAGAGCGATCACGTCCTCGCGCGCCGGATCGGGGACCTGCGCATGTTCGGGGAGCTGTACGGGCGGCGCCTGGAGTATGCGGCCAAGCGCGCCTGGGCCCTGGTCAACAAGGACAAGGTCGGCGACTGCGCGTGGGCCGAGCATGCCGCGGCCGCGTACTGGCCGCAGGCTGAGGACATCTTCTGGGACCGGATGCGCTGCGAGAACTACACCGACTCCTGGAAGCCGTTCCTGCATGCGGCTACGACCGTGTTCGACGAGGTCACCCAGCAACACGTTCGCGACGCCCGCAACGCCCGGGCCGTGGAGCAGGCCCGCATCGAGCTGCACGGTGGCCGCCGCAAGCCCGCAGCCAAGCCCAAGCGGCGGAGCTGACGCCGACCCGTCGGATCCCTGGCAGGAAGACCATGAACACTCCCACTTCATCGAGAGCCGCCAGCACCGTGACCCAAGCCGCTGATTTTGTCTCCACCGTCTTCAGCCTGTGCGAGGACCCCGGCAAACGAGCCGCACTCCGCAGCGGACTGGGACGCCCCTTGGACGGCTGTCCCCGGATGCACCAGGTCATCGCCGCGCGGGTTCCGCGGGGCGGCCCGGACGGCGAACGCGCCTACTACGCCGTCGCCGCCATGATCGCCGCGCTCCCGCCCCAGGCCCGCAACAGCGAACCGGAGACGGCCGGGGCTCGCGCCGCTGCCGAGAATGGTCCCGCGGACGACGCCGAGGGCGCCGCCGGGCCTGAAAACAACGGCGCGGTCCATCGACGCAACTTCGGTCAGTGCCTCGCCGAAGGCGTCCAGCGCGGCGTGCTGCGGGAGAACACCGCCGAAGCACGCTTGAGCCTGCTCACCCGGCAAAGCGTCGATGGTGTGCACCGGCACCTGCCCGCCGCCGTCCGCGTCCTGGCCGACCGCCCATCGGCAGTGGACTGGACGCAGCTGCTGTCCGATCTGTACTGGTGGGACAGATACCGCGACCAGATCACGCGCCGCTGGCTGCAGTCGTACTACCGCACCCGGGCCGCGGCCGAGCAGCAGGCCGCCGAGCAGGCCGACCGCGCCGACCACGACGCGCCCGCCGCCGAATAGCCCTGAGTCCCTTTCCCGATCGATCTGCGAATGCCGGAGTCCGCCATGACCACGATCCCTGGCCGTTTCCTTGAGATACACGTCCTGCAGCCCATCCCGTTCGCCAGCCTCAACCGCGACGACACCAACGCGATCAAGACCGTGAAGTGGGGCGGCGCCGAACGCACCCGGGTCAGCAGCCAATGCTGGAAGCGCGCCATGCGGCTGCACCTGCAACAGCACCTCGGGCACAGCGCCCTGCGCACCCGCCGCCTGCCCGAACGCATAGCACAGCACCTGAAGGACGAGCACCACTGGCCCGCCGAGCTCGCCGAGCGCGCCGGCCGGCACATCGCCGTTGCCAGCAGCGTCGGCGCCGAACCACCCAAGAAGGACAAGAAGGCCGAGAACGCCGAGCCCGACGCCGTGTCCAACGCCTGGGCTACGGCCGCGATGGTCTACATCCCCGCGACCGCCATCGCCGAACTCGCCGAGCTCGCGATCGAGCACCGCAGCGCTCTGGAACAAGCCGGGGAGCCCGCCAAGTTCGAGCGCAAGCACGCCGTCATCCCCACCAGCCAGGTCGATGAGATCCTGCGGCAGCGCAACGGGATCATCAACCTGTTCGGGCGGATGCTCGCGCAGGTCGAAAACGCCGAGGTGGACGGGGCCGTTCAAGTCGCGCACAGCTTCACCACGCACGCCACCGACATCGAGATCGACTACTTCAGCGCGGTCGACGACGTCACCAGCGACTGGGGCGACACCACCGGCAGCGCACACATGGGCCACGCCGAACACAGCGCCGGCGTGCTCTACCGCAACATCGTGGTCGACCTGCACGACCTGCACCGTAACCTCGGCGGCGGCGTGGCAGCCACGCGGGAACTTGCCGACGCCGTGATCCGCGCCGCGTTGCTGTCACTGCCGCACGCCAAGAAGAACTCGACCGCACCCAACACGATCCCGGCCCTGGCCCACCTGGCCGTCCGCGCCGACCGCCCGGTCTCCTACGCCGCAGCGTTCGAGAAGCCGGTCGCCGCCGACCACGCCGGCGGCGGACACAGCGACCCCTCGGTCCAGGCGCTCAGCACCTACGCCACCGCCGTCAACGACCTGCTGGGAAACAGCGGGCTGCTCCACCACGCCCACGCCACCCTGTCCACCGCCGACACCAGCGGCCTGGGAGAACGCGTGTCCTCCTTCGACGAGCTCATCGACGGCGCCCTGAACCGCGCCCTGGAGGTTGCCGAGCCGGTGAAGGAAACGGCGTGACCTCCCAGCCCGCCGTCCAGGCCACGACCGCTGTGCTGCTGCACCTGAGCGGGCCCCTGCAATCGTGGGGCGAGCGGTCCCGCTTCAACCAGCGCGACACCCTGCGCGCACCCACCCGCTCGGGCCTGATCGGCCTGGTCGCCGCCGCCCTGGGCCGCCGCCGCGACCAGCCCATCGACGACCTGGCCACCCTGCGGTTCACCACACGCATCGACCGGCCAGGCACGCTGCTACGCGACTTCCACACCGTCGGCGGTGGCATGCCCCGCCGCCTCACCGTGGCCACCGCCGAGCGAGAACATCGCCGCCTCGACAAGGCGACCCTGGTATCCCACCGCTACTACCTCCAAGACGCCGCGTTCACCGTCGCCGTCACCGCAGCGGATCCCAGCCTGCTCGAGGCCTGCGCCCGCGCACTGCGCACACCGGTCTGGCCGCCCTACCTGGGCCGCCGGTCCTGCCCACCCGACGCCCCACTGCTGATCGCCACCGTCAACGACGACCCGGTCGCGCACCTGACCGGCCTGCCCCTCGCCCGCCCCGCCCCCCGGCGAGCCCAAGCGGTCACCGTGGAATTCCACGCGGACGCCGCCTTCACCGGGCAATGGCCCGATAGCCCCGACGTCTCTGCACACCACCACGTCCACACCCAGATCCAGGACGACCCGGTCTCCTTCGCCCCCGATGCCCGGCACTACCGGACCCGCCCGGTCTACCGGCGGCACATCCAGCTTCCCGCCGTCCAATGCGCCGGCCTCGGAGTCGACTACGTCACCAACCTCGCCACCTACCTCAAGCACTCCACCGGGGAGCACACCCCATGACCACCGGCCTATGGCTCACCCAGATCGTCCCCAACACCCGCGACCGCGCCGTCCTGAAAGACCTCCGCGACGCCACCCACCTGCACCGCCGCATCATGACCCTGTTCCCAGACGGCCTGGGGGACCGGGCCCGCCACCAGGCCGCCGCCCTGTTCCGGCTGGAGGAGCAGCCCGACGGGTTCTCCATCCTGGTGCAAAGCAGCATCAAGCCCACCCTGGACAACCTGGCCGCCGACTACGGCGCCGCCCGCACCACGTCCCTGACACCCCTGCTCAAAGGGCTCACCGACGGCGCCAACGTCCACTACCGGATCATCGCCAACGCCACCAGCAAACTCGGCAACAACACCACCGCCGGCCGGCCCAAACAAGTCGTCCCCCTGCACGGCGCAGACGCCGACCAGTGGTGGCAACGCCAAGCCGACTCCGCCGGCCTCATCCTGCGAAGCCTGCACAGCAGCCAGCTCCCCGGCGCCACCGGCCGCCGCGGCAACGCCCGCATGACCCACGCCCGCACCCGGTTCGACGGCACCGCCACCGTCACCGACTCCGCAACACTGATCGAAAAGATCCGCGCCGGCATCGGACGCGGAAAGCCCTACGGCTGCGGCCTGCTCACCATCGCCCCCGCATGAGCACCTCCACGCCACGCAACGCCCGGCAACGCCTGGCCGCCCCCACCGCCGCGATGCTGCCCCGCATCGGCGACTCCTTATCCTTCCTCTACATCGACATCGCGCGCATCGTCCAAGACGACACCGGGGTCACAGCCCTGGTCCAGCTCGGTGACGACATCCGCCGTGTCGCCCTACCCACCGCCGCCCTCGGCTGCCTGCTGCTTGGCCCCGGTGTCTCCATCACCACCAGGGCCCTGTCGACCTTCGCCCGGCACGGCACCACCGTCATCTGCACCGGCAACGCCGGCGTCCGCTGCTACATCGCCACCACCCCCGATTCACTCCCCACCCGGTGGCTGGAAACCCAAGCACGAGCCTGGGCCGACGACACCACCCGCACGGCCGTCGCCCGCCGCATGTATCAACGGCGATTCGGCGACACCGCCCCGGCCGACGCCACCATCTCCCAGCTCCGCGGCCTAGAGGGCCAGCGGATGAAAGCCCTCTACCGCATGCTCGCCGAACAGAACGGCGTCCGCCCCTTCAAACGCTCCTACGCCCCCGACGACTGGGACGCCCAAGATCCCGTCAACCGCGCTCTGTCCGCCGCCAACACCTGCCTGTACGGCATCACCCACGCCGCCATCAACGCCCTCGGATGCACACCCGGACTCGGCTTCGTCCACACCGGAACCAGCCACTCCTTCATCTACGACATCGCCGACCTCTACAAAGCCCAGCTCACCCTCCCGCTCGCCTTCACACTCCACGACTCCACCGACCCCGACGGCCAAGCCCGCCGCTCCTTCCGCGACGGCCTGCGCCTGTTCCGCCTGCTGCCCCGCATCGTCGCCGACATCCAAACCCTCCTGGAACCCGACGACGGCACCCGCCAAGAAGACGCCCAAGACGCCACCGAAGAACTCGTCGACCTCTGGGACCCCGACTTCGGGCGCCTCGCCGGCGGCACCAACTACGGACACCAATGACATGGCGAACATGACCATCATCGCCACCACCGCCATCCCCGGCCATCTACGCGGCGCACTCACCCGCTGGATGACCGAACCCATGCCCGGCCTCTACGTCGGCACCCTCTCCGCCCGCGTCCGCACCGAACTCTGGAGCGCCGTCGCCGCCACCATCAACGACGGCGCCGCCCTCCTCCTTCACCCCGACGACAACGAGCAAGGCTTCACCCTCCACACCGCCGGCCAACGCCGCCGCACACCCATCGACCTCGACGGCCTCACCCTCATCGCGCTCAACCCCAGCGAACCAGAGCCAGCAGCCGACCATCCCAGAGGAGATCCCCCGGCTTGACCAAAAGCTTCATTGACCGGGCGGTCCGCAGTGAACACCCGCAAACCCAAACCACTGATCGTCTCCCGCCCCGGCGACGCAGCGAACCCCACGGTCTGCGCCGACCCGACCCGCAGAGACCACGACAATCCGCTTGTCCAGACCACCTAGACTCACCCGAAATCGCCCACGACAAGCACACCGAACTACAGGTAGCCGCCGGGCCGAGCCCGTCGCCCATGTGGCACGCCCTGATCGAGCAGCGTGACGATCAAGCACGCCCCGCACTCAGAGCGTGAACCGGGCTCCTGCCCGTGCACTCAGCTCGTACTGGTCGGCCTGCGGCTTAGACTCTGACAACTGCCGGTGAGGCCCTCGCGGAACCTGGGGGCCACGTCGCGAGCTGGCAGCGGGCTCTGCTCGCCGAGATCGGCGACGATTTGGCGAGCTGCCACGCGTCCGGACACGTTCAGCCGCAGTGACCTCAACGTCCCTACCCCGTCGTTGCTGTAGGGGTCGGTTTCCACGCAGACCATGCAGCGGACGCGACGCGATGCGGCAGGTGCAGCAGGATCATTGACGCCTCACCGGTCGAGAGAGTCCGTGGCAGGCCAGGGCGGCAGGTCGGCGGACAACCAGGCGATCCACCCGGCGGCTCGGCGGGCGGAGTGCAGACTGGCTGATGTCAGCCCCGTGATCCTCCTGGACCGGACCACTCCCGCTCCCGTTCCCGCCGGGAGAATGTCATGGCGTTTGTCATGACGACCGTTAGCTACGGAGCACCTCCGCTCGCGCGGCGAAAGAACCCGCGCACCACCACATCCGAGAAGTGGGGGACATTGCGACCACCCCACGCTCGAGCGGGGAAGACCAGCAGCGCTGGCGCAGACCCTAAACGAGATCGGACTTCCCGCCCGCGCGGGGAGAACCGCGACGACACCGCCACCGCCAGCACGGTGACCGGGCCACCCTCCGTTCGCGCGGTAAGAACGCGCAGGCTGCGGACGTGACGCACGGGTGTCCCGGACCACCCCCGGTTCGCGCGGGGAAAACTACCGCTCACACTTCGCCTTGTTCCGCCCGATCGGACCACCCCCGGTTCGCGCGGGGGAACAAGACGAAGGGTGACATCGGCGACGTTCGCTGCGGGCCCCCCGCTCGCACGGGGAGAACGTCTCCGTCCCGCTCGTCGCGGCGCAGCCATTCGGACCACCCCCCTCGCGCGAGGAGAACGGGACCTTGGCCTTGCGGTGTCCGCGCTCAACCGGACCACCGCCGCTCGCGCGGAGAGAACACCACCGGCTGGTCGTCCTCTGGGCCGGCGAGCGGACCACCGCCGCTCGCGCGGGGAGAACACCACCGGCTGGTCGTCCTCTGGGCCGACGAGCGGACCACCCCCGCTCGCGCGGGGAGAACTACATGAAGCCGCGCGACGCCACCGTCTCGCGCGGACCACCCCCGCTCGCGCGGGGAGAACTGCCCGAGGATGTCAGGCATCCACGCGCGACATCGGACCACCCCCGCTCGCGCGGGGAGAACTGCGCAGCCGTTTGGAACCGCGGGGTACGCGGCGGACCACTCCCGCTCGCGCGGGGAGAACGACGCCGTCCGCGGCCTCCTCGCCCAACAAGACGGACCACCCCCGCTCGCGCGGGGAGACCAGATCGAGCACTACCTAGGCGCCACCCTGCCCGGACCACCCCCGCTCGCGCGGGGAGAACGCCAGAACCGCTCTGACCTGCGATTCATGCGCCGGACCACCCCCGCTCGCGCGGGGAGAACTCACCGGAATAGTTCCAGGTGCCGCCGATGCCCGGACCACCCCCGCTCGCGCGGGGAGAACCCGCCGGAGCCGGTGAACAGCAGGTGCACGTCCGGACCACCCCCGCTCGCGCGGGGAGAACGATGAACTCGGTGTGCGACTCGTCCGACCAGACGGACCACCCCCGCTCGCGCGGGGAGAACTCCGCGAAGGATCGCGGCGACGGCACGCACCGCGGACCACCCCCGCTCGCGCGGGGAGAACGTCGCCCGGGCCTGGGCAAGCTCCGCCTGCATCGGACCACCCCCGCTCGCGCGGGGAGAACGCCTCCGTCCCGTCGAGGGCGGCCGCCAGTTCCGGACCACCCCCGCTCGCGCGGGGAGAACGTAGGGCCGCACCGTCCCCGCGCGCACGGCGGCGGACCACCCCCGCTCGCGCGGGGAGAACCCCATCTGGCTCGGCGGCATGATCACCCGCGACGGACCACCCCCGCTCGCGCGGGGAGAACCTGATGCCGAGCGCCGCCGCCACGTCCTGCCACGGACCACCCCCGCTCGCGCGGGGAGAACCCTGCGCTGGAAACGCCGCGACGCGCGCCGCAACGGACCACCCCCGCTCGCGCGGGGAGAACCCGCGCAGCCGCCCCAGGGCCCGCCTCCCGCGCGGACCACCCCCGCTCGCGCGGGGAGAACTCCCCGGCCGGGAGCTGCATCCGCGCCTGGACCGGACCACCCCCGCTCGCGCGGGGAGAACACTTCGTGACCTGGGGTTATGTAGGGTCGTTACTGTTTTGAGATGAGCGGTTCCAGGGCTGGCTGCTGTCGCGCATGGGTGAGCCTACGTGGGTCGCGCTGGTTATGCCGGTGGCGTGTGGTGAGTGGCTGGACGCGGTGGCTAGACGGATTGGAGTTCAGCTCATGGTGGCAGAAGGCGTGGCGCGGGCCTGGCCCGGGCTACCTGGAGAGCGAAGCGGGCCGGGACTGGTCGCACAGCACCGGACGAGCGATGGCCTCCAACCTGGTGGCTGCGGCCGTGGCGGCCGCGAATCTGGTCCCCGCTCCGCCGTCCTGACCCTGCGACCTCGTCGCCGGAGGGCCGACGGCGCGGGGTCGGGATCGTGAACCGGCCTTCCTGCGCTTGTTAACCCTCTCGATGGCCTTGACGAACTCGTTCACTGGCATGGCCGAGCGCTCGGAGGCCTCCAGTTGCCGGGCCATGTCGTGGAGGTGCTTCTTCGGGGCGTTGGTATCCGCGTCCCCGTGATCTCGTGGAGGTGGTGAGGCCGCATGCCGCCTGCGCGTTGGTCGGTCCTTGTCGCCCTTCAGTTTCGGCTCTCAGCGGTCGCCGATTTTGCCATGGGTGTGCTTGAGCGCCCGAAACGGCGACCGCTGGGACCGTTCCCTTGCTCACACTCCCGGCCGCCGCGTCGTGTGCCTTGGAGGAGGTGCGCTGAGTCATGGAGTCCGAATCCTTGTTCGGGTTAGGGGGCCGACGTGGTGGACCGGCAGGGTGAGGCTGGCGAGGATGGCGCCGTTTTCGGTCAGGCGGGTGGCCGGTAGGTGGCGGCGAGGTGGTCGTGGAGTTCGGCGTGGCGGAATTGGTAGATGGGTCCGACCGCGCGCAGGAGTCCGAGGCGGTGGCAGTCGTCCAGGAACGGCATCAGTCGGCGCGGCAGGTGGTGGGCGCGGGCCAGTCGGCGGGCGGCGATCAGATACGCCAGCCAGGCCCTGTGGTCACCAAGGGCGAGCCCGGATATGAGTCCGACCACGAGTCCGGCTGTGAGTCCGACCGCGAGCCCGACTGCGAGCGTGAAGACGAGCCCGACTGCGAGCAGGCCGGCGAGCCCGCCCGTGAGGCTGCTATTGCTCATGCGGAACAGGTTGAGGGTCCGGTCGGCCCGCCAGTTATCCATCGGAGTCTGGGCGTTGAGTGCCTGCGCCGGTGTCTCTGCCCATTCCGTGACCCCGAACGTGGGTCCGAATGTGAGTCCGATCGTGAGCCCGAACGGAAGCCCGATCCTGAGCGCGAATGTGATGCCGAACAGGAGCACGAAGCCGAGCCCGAGCGCGAGGCCGCCCAGGAGCCCTAATGCGAGCCCGACCGTCAAGTTACGTCCGATGTGGGGGATGAGTTCGGTGGCTCGTTGACGAAGGCGCAGATCGGCATAGCCCGGTGGCTCTTGCGCCCAATCTCTGGCAGTGAGCCAGACCACCGGCCCGCCTGCGATTCCGATCATGGCGCCGACTACGAGGCCGACTACGAGGCCGATTGCGAGGCCGACCACGAGCCCGCCTGTGAGGGC carries:
- the casB gene encoding type I-E CRISPR-associated protein Cse2/CasB, which produces MNTPTSSRAASTVTQAADFVSTVFSLCEDPGKRAALRSGLGRPLDGCPRMHQVIAARVPRGGPDGERAYYAVAAMIAALPPQARNSEPETAGARAAAENGPADDAEGAAGPENNGAVHRRNFGQCLAEGVQRGVLRENTAEARLSLLTRQSVDGVHRHLPAAVRVLADRPSAVDWTQLLSDLYWWDRYRDQITRRWLQSYYRTRAAAEQQAAEQADRADHDAPAAE
- the casA gene encoding type I-E CRISPR-associated protein Cse1/CasA, whose translation is MSRASFDLAERQWADVCWLEPSPERPPRVGLRDLLVHAHEIEALTLTPPPFLSGMYRLLYAMTSRITGLEVVGGHEEDWLDRRAALAGRPLDPAAVDRYFEEMSGRLDLFDPVRPFLQDPRLADPQVSPKSAGVNKLVLGRPAGNNPVWFGHHWEAAPVPAPALEAFAALVVWLYYGPSGRCATRTHALVTEANVSAGPLRSSLSYHPEGATLLETLLAGLTLPPRTLREGDDLCPWELPELPDPLAPPRQPVPYPGPRSRLTGGWQHAVLLVPDDSGEKVTDAFITWGRRGKQPSTNDAYLIHQISKQGNPYARPADANRGLWRDLDGLLKLKTTGTAQPQSPEAFDTLDELGPGLFKARALGFEQDGKTKDVQFVSASTPPLLFGIQESDHVLARRIGDLRMFGELYGRRLEYAAKRAWALVNKDKVGDCAWAEHAAAAYWPQAEDIFWDRMRCENYTDSWKPFLHAATTVFDEVTQQHVRDARNARAVEQARIELHGGRRKPAAKPKRRS
- the cas6e gene encoding type I-E CRISPR-associated protein Cas6/Cse3/CasE, whose protein sequence is MTTGLWLTQIVPNTRDRAVLKDLRDATHLHRRIMTLFPDGLGDRARHQAAALFRLEEQPDGFSILVQSSIKPTLDNLAADYGAARTTSLTPLLKGLTDGANVHYRIIANATSKLGNNTTAGRPKQVVPLHGADADQWWQRQADSAGLILRSLHSSQLPGATGRRGNARMTHARTRFDGTATVTDSATLIEKIRAGIGRGKPYGCGLLTIAPA
- the cas5e gene encoding type I-E CRISPR-associated protein Cas5/CasD; translated protein: MTSQPAVQATTAVLLHLSGPLQSWGERSRFNQRDTLRAPTRSGLIGLVAAALGRRRDQPIDDLATLRFTTRIDRPGTLLRDFHTVGGGMPRRLTVATAEREHRRLDKATLVSHRYYLQDAAFTVAVTAADPSLLEACARALRTPVWPPYLGRRSCPPDAPLLIATVNDDPVAHLTGLPLARPAPRRAQAVTVEFHADAAFTGQWPDSPDVSAHHHVHTQIQDDPVSFAPDARHYRTRPVYRRHIQLPAVQCAGLGVDYVTNLATYLKHSTGEHTP
- the cas1e gene encoding type I-E CRISPR-associated endonuclease Cas1e, with translation MSTSTPRNARQRLAAPTAAMLPRIGDSLSFLYIDIARIVQDDTGVTALVQLGDDIRRVALPTAALGCLLLGPGVSITTRALSTFARHGTTVICTGNAGVRCYIATTPDSLPTRWLETQARAWADDTTRTAVARRMYQRRFGDTAPADATISQLRGLEGQRMKALYRMLAEQNGVRPFKRSYAPDDWDAQDPVNRALSAANTCLYGITHAAINALGCTPGLGFVHTGTSHSFIYDIADLYKAQLTLPLAFTLHDSTDPDGQARRSFRDGLRLFRLLPRIVADIQTLLEPDDGTRQEDAQDATEELVDLWDPDFGRLAGGTNYGHQ
- the cas2e gene encoding type I-E CRISPR-associated endoribonuclease Cas2e codes for the protein MTIIATTAIPGHLRGALTRWMTEPMPGLYVGTLSARVRTELWSAVAATINDGAALLLHPDDNEQGFTLHTAGQRRRTPIDLDGLTLIALNPSEPEPAADHPRGDPPA
- the cas7e gene encoding type I-E CRISPR-associated protein Cas7/Cse4/CasC, with amino-acid sequence MTTIPGRFLEIHVLQPIPFASLNRDDTNAIKTVKWGGAERTRVSSQCWKRAMRLHLQQHLGHSALRTRRLPERIAQHLKDEHHWPAELAERAGRHIAVASSVGAEPPKKDKKAENAEPDAVSNAWATAAMVYIPATAIAELAELAIEHRSALEQAGEPAKFERKHAVIPTSQVDEILRQRNGIINLFGRMLAQVENAEVDGAVQVAHSFTTHATDIEIDYFSAVDDVTSDWGDTTGSAHMGHAEHSAGVLYRNIVVDLHDLHRNLGGGVAATRELADAVIRAALLSLPHAKKNSTAPNTIPALAHLAVRADRPVSYAAAFEKPVAADHAGGGHSDPSVQALSTYATAVNDLLGNSGLLHHAHATLSTADTSGLGERVSSFDELIDGALNRALEVAEPVKETA